The stretch of DNA CGGGCGAGTTCCTCGTTCGTCAGGCCGACGCGTTCGCGCCCGAAGACGAGGGCGGTCGGTGCCTCGACGGTCGGCAACCGGTCGGCGAGGTCTGCGGGCGTCGAGTAGGGAAATCGCATGTGGCTGTTGTCGTCTTCGTTCGTCACCGCCGTACAGCCGATCGTGTGATAGTGTTCTACGAGATAGTCGAAACTGATCTCGTCGGCGTTCGGGAGGATATCCTCGCGAGCGTGGCCCGCGAAGCCGTAGGCCTCGCCGTCGGGGTCGAGTTCGGGCGGATCGACGAGCAGGAGGTCCTCGAAGCCGAAGTTCTTCATCGCGCGGGCGATCGTCCCGACGTTGCCGGGCGACTGTGCGTCGACGACCGCAACCGACGGCGGTGTTCGACTCGCAGGTGGGTCGGCTGGTGACGACTTGTCGGTCATTGGCTCGAGGATGTGACGTGCTCGAGACAGGGCAGTGCTGTCAGGTCGCCGTCCGCTTCGGTCGCAAACGGCGGTCGCGACTGAAACGCTGTAACCATCGGATTCATAGCTAGGTTTCAGCGCGGGACCGTCAAAAGAGACGCGTTCACGGTTCGATGGCGTTGGCGAGGAGCGGGTGAACCGTCTGTCACTGATTGCTTGGCTGTGTGTCGTTTCGACACCGGTAGTGGGCCAGTAAACGATGGTCGCAGGACTGATCTGTCGTTCACTGTATCTATTCTAGCTTTCTCTAGATTCTAGTCTAGAGATTCTACTAGATATAGACATTCGTGATCTAGATACTAGATATTCTAGGGAACGGTACGATAGTGACTGCTAGTGAGCGAGGTAGAGCATAGAGGTCTATAGAGACGCTACCGAGCAGGTCTGTCTCCAAAAACCGAACGATAGGAAAGCAGACGGGGGACACTAGCGGATGTATTTTCGGCTCGAGAGACGTCAGAACGGGTTGTGACACGGATATTCGGCCTAAGTGCCGAGTGTGAGAGGGACACACCCCCCTCGCGTTTGTAACACTATCTACGTCTGGGGACCCTGATTTGGAACACACCAGTATCGCGGATGTAAAATCGGTGCAAA from Natrinema sp. HArc-T2 encodes:
- a CDS encoding RNA methyltransferase encodes the protein MTDKSSPADPPASRTPPSVAVVDAQSPGNVGTIARAMKNFGFEDLLLVDPPELDPDGEAYGFAGHAREDILPNADEISFDYLVEHYHTIGCTAVTNEDDNSHMRFPYSTPADLADRLPTVEAPTALVFGRERVGLTNEELARIDEICSIPANTDYPVLNLGQAATITLYELRSLTLGDETQLPDLERVRAPEPTVDRLYDQWGALLEELNHPDEKHDKTMRMVRRVFGRADLTEREANTLLGILRRATERPAENADQS